In Ectothiorhodospiraceae bacterium 2226, a single window of DNA contains:
- a CDS encoding MFS transporter produces MAGFFPIFFNEYWGADLSATDGTFWLGVANSVSGALVILVAPLLGATADRAGRKKTLLLLATLLGIAMSTALYFVQQGQWVLAAAIYVLAMLGFSGSSVFYDALLLTVAPRGRVDFVSALGFAYGYLGGGLLFVLVVLMTLYPDAFGLPDAPTAVRVSFLLVALWWAVFCVPLFIWVPEPATPDRVRGVGALRAGWQRLRATFGEVRRLRMVMLFLIAYWFYIDGVHSIIRMATDYGYGLGFGREDLILALLLVQFIAFPMALVFGKLGQRLGAKTGIYIALGVYAGVVVWAYFIQHAWEFYVLAAAIGCVQGGVQALSRSYYSTLIPRQQSAEFFGFYNIMGKFAAVLGPLLIGTVAAITDSPRHSILSVLALFAIGALLLARVDQRQARALARASASAPQAGSGRP; encoded by the coding sequence ATGGCCGGCTTCTTCCCAATCTTTTTCAACGAGTATTGGGGCGCGGACCTCAGCGCCACGGACGGCACCTTTTGGCTGGGGGTCGCCAATTCGGTGAGCGGCGCCCTGGTCATCCTGGTCGCGCCCTTGCTCGGCGCCACCGCCGACCGCGCGGGGCGCAAGAAGACCCTGCTGCTGCTGGCGACGCTGCTCGGCATCGCCATGAGCACCGCGCTGTACTTCGTGCAGCAGGGGCAGTGGGTGCTGGCGGCCGCCATCTATGTGCTGGCGATGCTCGGCTTCTCCGGCAGCAGCGTGTTCTACGACGCGCTGCTGCTCACCGTGGCCCCGCGCGGGCGGGTCGACTTCGTCTCCGCGCTCGGCTTCGCCTACGGCTACCTCGGCGGCGGCCTGCTGTTCGTGCTCGTGGTCCTGATGACGCTGTACCCGGACGCCTTCGGCCTGCCCGATGCACCGACCGCGGTGCGGGTGAGCTTTCTACTGGTGGCGCTGTGGTGGGCGGTGTTCTGCGTGCCGCTATTCATCTGGGTACCCGAACCGGCGACGCCGGATCGGGTGCGGGGGGTCGGCGCGCTGCGCGCCGGCTGGCAGCGGCTGCGCGCGACCTTCGGCGAGGTACGGCGCCTGCGCATGGTGATGCTGTTCCTGATCGCCTACTGGTTCTATATCGACGGGGTGCACTCCATCATCCGCATGGCCACGGATTACGGCTACGGCCTGGGGTTCGGGCGCGAGGACCTGATCCTGGCCCTGCTGCTGGTGCAGTTCATCGCCTTCCCGATGGCGCTGGTGTTCGGCAAACTGGGGCAGCGCCTCGGCGCAAAGACCGGCATCTACATCGCCTTGGGCGTCTACGCCGGAGTCGTGGTGTGGGCCTACTTCATCCAACACGCCTGGGAGTTCTACGTGCTCGCCGCGGCAATCGGCTGCGTGCAAGGCGGCGTACAGGCGCTGTCGCGCTCCTACTACAGCACCCTCATCCCACGGCAGCAGAGCGCCGAGTTTTTCGGCTTCTACAACATCATGGGTAAGTTTGCCGCGGTGCTCGGGCCACTGCTCATCGGCACTGTCGCCGCGATCACCGACAGCCCGCGGCATTCCATCTTGTCGGTGCTGGCGCTGTTCGCCATCGGCGCACTGCTGCTCGCACGCGTCGATCAGCGCCAGGCACGGGCGCTGGCACGCGCATCGGCCAGCGCCCCGCAGGCCGG
- a CDS encoding AMP-binding protein — MDSEALPTASNNARRAAQKPASIEVPDTLQALVRGLMRHGDRPAVVQMSREGSEDLSFRALAEEARRLGAGLCARGLQPQTPVMLFAPNSPAWLIACLAVAEAGAVTMPLDAQLGDEELGGVLADSGVQWIFTTRALAERLTALDEAPRDATLILLDGEPEDTRSWRHWQAAAPEELPAVAPDAPAALFYTSGTTGAPKGVPLTHANLMSNLRALLAQNLAYPSDRLLSPLPLHHVYPFAIGLLAPLALGAAMVLPYSLTGPQILRALQAGRVSVIVGVPRLYQALFDAIEGRLRAANPVLLRVFRALLRLSIWLRRYLGISIGRRLFAFLHRRFAPHLRMVASGGSALDGELAWKLEGLGWQVASGYGLTETSPILTYNPPGSGRPESPGRALPGVELRVAPPAEGQTHGEVQARGPNVFAGYRNRPDKTREVFTDDGWFRTGDLGHVDAQGYLTLVGRGSEMIVLSGGENINPERVEERLAAQPAVREAGVLARGDRLVAVLVPDPGARRGTSDEELERAMRAAAEAAARDLPSHHRIARYVISHDALPRTRLGKLRRHHLEALYEDIERHGGRQQESPGPVPIEKLAPEDQQILQEPAARRTWDWLAERFSEVRLTPDVSPQFDLGVDSMAWLNLTLELGERLGVNLDDEAIGRIETVRDLLREVVEAGEGAGGQDPVAALRDPERLLDARRLALLRPPGPLLRLLRAVLARLNRLALRALFRLRVEGLERLPARGPYILAPNHLSYLDAPALGAALGPRLADTYWGGFAGLMFGNPLVRAFSRAAQVLPVDPAHGPLTSLAYAAAALRRGKILVWFPEGERSTTGELRPFQAGIALLLQAQEVPVIPVWIEGGYQAWPRGRRWPRLHPLRVIIGATTRPADLGAGAAEHDEVAQALRARVAGLAP; from the coding sequence ATGGACAGCGAGGCCTTACCTACGGCGTCCAACAACGCCCGCCGCGCCGCGCAGAAGCCCGCCTCCATCGAGGTGCCCGACACGCTGCAGGCTTTGGTGCGCGGCCTGATGCGCCACGGCGATCGACCGGCGGTGGTCCAAATGAGCCGGGAGGGCAGCGAAGACCTGAGTTTCCGCGCCCTGGCCGAGGAGGCCCGCCGCCTGGGCGCGGGGCTGTGTGCGCGCGGTCTGCAGCCGCAGACCCCCGTGATGCTGTTCGCGCCCAATTCGCCCGCCTGGCTGATCGCCTGCCTGGCGGTGGCCGAGGCGGGGGCGGTGACCATGCCGCTCGACGCGCAGCTCGGCGACGAGGAGCTGGGCGGGGTGCTGGCGGACAGCGGCGTGCAGTGGATCTTCACCACCCGCGCACTCGCCGAGCGCTTGACGGCACTGGATGAGGCGCCACGCGACGCGACGCTGATCCTGCTCGACGGCGAGCCGGAGGATACGCGCTCATGGCGGCACTGGCAGGCGGCAGCGCCGGAGGAGCTGCCGGCGGTGGCGCCGGACGCGCCGGCGGCGCTGTTCTACACCTCGGGCACCACCGGCGCGCCCAAGGGCGTGCCGCTCACCCATGCGAACCTGATGAGCAATCTACGGGCGCTGCTGGCACAGAACCTCGCCTACCCCAGCGACCGGCTGCTCTCACCCCTGCCGCTGCATCATGTCTATCCCTTCGCCATCGGTCTGCTCGCGCCGCTCGCGCTCGGCGCGGCCATGGTGCTGCCCTACTCGCTGACCGGGCCGCAGATCCTGCGCGCCCTGCAGGCCGGCCGGGTGAGCGTCATCGTCGGCGTGCCGCGCTTGTACCAGGCCCTGTTCGACGCCATCGAGGGTCGGCTGCGCGCGGCCAATCCGGTGCTGCTGCGGGTGTTTCGCGCCCTGCTGCGGCTGTCGATCTGGCTGCGCCGTTATCTGGGTATTTCCATCGGCCGGCGCCTGTTCGCCTTCCTACATCGGCGCTTCGCACCGCACTTGCGCATGGTGGCCTCGGGCGGCTCGGCGCTTGACGGCGAGCTCGCCTGGAAGCTCGAGGGACTCGGGTGGCAGGTCGCGAGCGGCTATGGACTGACCGAGACCTCGCCGATCCTCACCTATAACCCGCCCGGCAGCGGCCGCCCCGAGAGCCCCGGCCGGGCCCTGCCCGGGGTGGAGCTGCGCGTGGCGCCCCCGGCAGAGGGCCAGACGCACGGCGAGGTCCAGGCGCGTGGCCCGAACGTGTTCGCCGGTTACCGCAACCGCCCCGACAAGACGCGCGAGGTGTTCACCGACGACGGCTGGTTCCGCACCGGCGATCTCGGTCACGTGGACGCGCAAGGCTACCTGACGCTGGTGGGGCGCGGCTCCGAGATGATCGTGTTGTCGGGCGGCGAGAACATCAACCCCGAACGCGTGGAAGAGCGTCTGGCGGCGCAGCCGGCGGTCCGCGAGGCGGGCGTGCTCGCCCGCGGCGACCGGCTGGTGGCGGTGTTGGTGCCCGACCCCGGCGCCCGCCGCGGGACCTCGGACGAGGAACTCGAGCGCGCGATGCGCGCCGCCGCCGAGGCGGCCGCCCGCGATCTACCCTCCCATCACCGTATCGCGCGCTATGTCATCAGCCACGATGCGCTGCCCCGTACGCGGCTCGGCAAACTGCGTCGCCACCACCTCGAGGCGCTGTATGAGGACATCGAGCGCCACGGCGGGCGTCAGCAGGAGAGCCCCGGTCCGGTGCCGATCGAGAAGCTCGCGCCCGAAGATCAGCAGATCCTCCAGGAGCCGGCCGCGCGCCGCACCTGGGACTGGTTGGCCGAGCGCTTTTCCGAGGTGCGCCTCACGCCCGACGTCAGCCCGCAGTTCGATCTCGGCGTGGACTCCATGGCCTGGCTCAACCTCACCCTGGAGCTGGGCGAGCGCCTGGGCGTCAACCTGGACGACGAGGCGATCGGACGTATCGAGACCGTGCGCGACCTGCTGCGGGAGGTGGTGGAGGCCGGCGAGGGCGCCGGCGGACAGGACCCGGTGGCGGCACTGCGCGACCCCGAGCGGCTGCTGGATGCGCGCCGGCTGGCCCTGCTGCGCCCGCCGGGGCCGCTGCTGCGCCTGCTACGCGCCGTGCTCGCACGCCTCAACCGGCTGGCGCTGCGCGCGCTGTTCCGGTTGCGCGTCGAGGGACTGGAGCGCCTACCGGCGCGGGGCCCGTACATCCTCGCGCCCAACCACCTCAGCTATCTCGACGCCCCGGCACTGGGCGCGGCGCTGGGGCCGCGCCTGGCCGACACCTATTGGGGCGGCTTCGCGGGGCTGATGTTCGGCAACCCCCTCGTGCGCGCATTCAGCCGCGCCGCGCAGGTGCTGCCGGTGGACCCGGCGCACGGTCCCTTGACCAGCCTCGCCTACGCCGCCGCCGCGCTGCGCCGGGGCAAGATCCTGGTGTGGTTTCCCGAAGGCGAACGCTCCACCACCGGCGAGCTGCGGCCCTTCCAGGCCGGCATCGCCCTACTGCTGCAGGCGCAGGAGGTGCCGGTCATTCCCGTGTGGATCGAAGGCGGCTATCAGGCCTGGCCGCGCGGCCGGCGCTGGCCCCGCCTGCACCCCCTGCGCGTCATCATCGGCGCCACCACCCGGCCCGCCGATCTCGGCGCCGGCGCCGCGGAGCACGACGAAGTGGCGCAAGCGCTGCGCGCGCGCGTCGCCGGCCTGGCGCCCTGA
- a CDS encoding FAD-dependent oxidoreductase, whose protein sequence is MDWNATPRPYWMDRAPPPDLPPLESDVYVDVAVVGGGLVGLTCAYLLKRAGYTVAVVEAGRLGALTSGANTGKVTVQHGLLYAPLEQKLGPEAAWLYAEANQTALQHIERVQAEEGIACDFERVPAYLCAPAGDAADALTAEHAAARRAGLPVTLLPGAPLPVPIRAALRLDGQAQFHPRKYLLGLARLIPGGGCHVFERSRVLRVEDGQPGRLVLGRGSVTAGDIVLATHLPLGERGGLFLKAFPRRHVALAARLDPAASEALMTDEARGMFLSVESPGWSLRIHREGDTVSLIAVGEGFKTGHGEPRARLERLARFVEAHFPVQAITHWWGAQDFHSADGVPYVGRLGPREHVYAATGFGGWGLTGGTAAALMITDAIRDRPNPWAALFDATRVNARVAARDLLRENLDATREWLGGRLTRRPPRSPEELAPDAGALMRVAGETCAVYRDAQGALHVLSPVCPHLGCYVTWNGLERSWDCPCHGSRFDARGAVLEGPAVQGLRPRTASGGRRGASEDPGEADAERTP, encoded by the coding sequence ATGGACTGGAACGCCACCCCCCGCCCGTACTGGATGGACCGCGCCCCGCCGCCGGATTTACCGCCGTTGGAGAGCGACGTGTACGTGGACGTGGCCGTGGTGGGCGGGGGCCTGGTCGGCCTGACCTGCGCCTACCTGCTCAAGCGCGCCGGCTACACGGTGGCGGTGGTGGAAGCGGGCCGGCTGGGCGCCCTCACCAGCGGCGCCAACACCGGCAAGGTCACGGTTCAGCACGGCCTGCTGTACGCGCCCCTGGAGCAGAAGCTGGGGCCGGAGGCGGCCTGGTTGTATGCCGAGGCCAACCAGACCGCCCTGCAGCACATCGAGCGTGTGCAGGCCGAGGAGGGCATCGCCTGCGACTTCGAGCGGGTGCCCGCCTACCTGTGCGCGCCGGCGGGCGACGCCGCCGACGCGCTGACCGCCGAGCATGCGGCGGCGCGCCGTGCGGGGCTGCCCGTGACGCTGCTGCCGGGCGCACCGCTGCCAGTGCCTATCCGCGCGGCACTGCGCCTCGACGGGCAGGCGCAATTCCATCCCCGTAAGTACCTGCTCGGCCTCGCCCGGCTGATCCCCGGCGGCGGCTGCCACGTGTTCGAGCGCAGCCGGGTATTGAGGGTGGAGGACGGCCAGCCGGGACGCCTGGTGTTGGGGCGCGGCTCGGTCACGGCGGGGGACATCGTGCTTGCCACCCACCTGCCGCTCGGCGAGCGTGGCGGCTTGTTCCTCAAGGCCTTTCCGCGGCGGCACGTTGCGCTGGCCGCGCGCCTGGATCCCGCGGCGAGCGAGGCGCTCATGACGGACGAGGCACGCGGCATGTTCTTGTCCGTCGAGTCCCCCGGCTGGTCGCTGCGCATTCATCGCGAGGGCGACACGGTCTCGCTGATTGCGGTCGGCGAGGGCTTCAAGACCGGCCACGGCGAGCCGCGCGCGCGTTTGGAGCGCCTGGCGCGGTTCGTTGAGGCCCATTTCCCCGTACAGGCCATCACTCACTGGTGGGGGGCGCAGGACTTTCATTCCGCCGATGGCGTGCCGTATGTGGGGCGGCTGGGGCCGCGGGAACACGTCTACGCGGCCACCGGCTTCGGTGGCTGGGGCCTGACCGGCGGCACCGCCGCTGCGCTGATGATCACCGACGCGATCCGGGATCGGCCGAATCCCTGGGCGGCGCTGTTTGACGCCACGCGCGTCAACGCGCGTGTGGCCGCGCGCGACTTGCTACGCGAGAACCTCGATGCCACGCGCGAGTGGCTCGGAGGACGCTTGACGCGCCGGCCGCCGCGCAGCCCGGAGGAGCTGGCGCCGGACGCCGGAGCGTTGATGCGCGTGGCGGGGGAGACCTGCGCGGTCTACCGGGACGCGCAGGGCGCGCTGCACGTGTTGTCGCCCGTCTGCCCGCACCTCGGTTGTTACGTGACTTGGAACGGCCTGGAGCGCAGCTGGGACTGCCCCTGCCACGGTTCGCGCTTCGACGCGCGCGGCGCGGTGCTCGAGGGCCCGGCGGTGCAGGGGCTGCGCCCGCGCACGGCGAGCGGCGGCCGCCGCGGCGCGTCCGAGGACCCGGGTGAAGCGGACGCGGAGCGGACCCCGTGA
- a CDS encoding undecaprenyl diphosphate synthase family protein translates to MRRRLPRHVGLIPDGNRRWAQARGLAREWGYASGIAPGLALFEQCRALGIEELSVYGYTKDNCKRPGAQKAAFRAACVELALELERRGAALLAVGDESSAQFPPELRRFRRRSAGDVKVNLLVNYGWDWDLGGLRNGDLRSRDVPRLDLIVRWGGGRRLSGFLPVQAVYADFYVVDDYWPDFRPTQFHAALDWFENQDQTLGG, encoded by the coding sequence GTGAGGCGCCGCCTGCCGCGTCATGTGGGGCTGATCCCGGACGGCAACCGGCGCTGGGCGCAGGCACGCGGCCTGGCGCGGGAGTGGGGCTACGCCTCCGGCATCGCCCCGGGCCTCGCGCTGTTCGAGCAGTGCCGCGCGCTGGGGATCGAGGAGCTGTCCGTGTACGGCTACACCAAGGACAACTGCAAGCGGCCCGGCGCTCAGAAGGCGGCCTTTCGCGCCGCCTGTGTCGAGCTGGCGCTGGAGCTGGAGCGCCGCGGTGCGGCCCTGCTGGCGGTGGGCGACGAGTCATCCGCGCAGTTTCCGCCCGAGCTGCGCCGGTTTCGCCGCCGCAGCGCCGGCGACGTCAAGGTCAACCTGCTGGTCAACTACGGGTGGGACTGGGACCTCGGCGGGTTGCGCAACGGTGACTTGCGCTCGCGCGACGTGCCGCGCCTGGACCTCATCGTGCGCTGGGGCGGCGGTCGGCGGTTGAGCGGCTTTCTGCCGGTGCAGGCCGTGTACGCGGACTTCTATGTGGTGGACGATTACTGGCCGGACTTTCGTCCCACGCAGTTCCACGCCGCACTAGACTGGTTCGAGAACCAGGACCAGACCCTCGGCGGCTGA
- a CDS encoding polysaccharide pyruvyl transferase family protein, with protein MNAAQQMFRVGISGSYGGLNLGDEAILQSIITQLRRTLPVEITVFSRNPEDTLARHRVERAVPARRLSRSEAQAEVERLDLLIVGGGGILFDAEAKVFLREALLAHERQVPVMVYAVGAGPLRDPAAQQAVREALIPAAVVTVRELRARAVLEEAGVHREMRLTADPAFLLEPEALPEGALEREGLEPQRRYIGMSVREPGVAAPDISEEHYQGLLANAADYMVDRFDADVVLVPMEPGMKDTQQCHAVVARMLRAQRATVLKGSYTSAQMLTLMGRFDMAVGMRLHFLIFAALQGVPFVALPYASKVEGFLEEMQIEMPPLELVNAGRLLAHIDQSWDRRRSLQTRIRRSLPALQRRALESNALATRLLSARLVRAPTGI; from the coding sequence ATGAACGCAGCGCAGCAGATGTTCCGGGTCGGGATCAGCGGCTCGTACGGCGGCCTCAACCTGGGCGATGAGGCCATTCTGCAAAGCATCATTACCCAATTGCGCCGCACGCTGCCGGTGGAGATTACCGTGTTTTCGCGCAACCCCGAAGATACCCTGGCGCGTCATCGGGTGGAGCGCGCCGTGCCGGCCCGGCGCCTGTCGCGCAGCGAGGCGCAGGCGGAGGTGGAGCGGCTGGATCTGTTGATCGTCGGTGGCGGCGGGATTCTGTTCGACGCCGAGGCCAAGGTGTTCCTGCGTGAGGCCCTGCTCGCCCATGAACGCCAGGTCCCGGTCATGGTCTACGCCGTGGGGGCCGGTCCGCTGCGCGACCCGGCGGCACAGCAGGCTGTGCGCGAGGCGCTGATCCCGGCCGCCGTGGTCACGGTGCGCGAACTGCGTGCCCGCGCCGTGCTGGAGGAGGCGGGGGTACACCGCGAGATGCGTCTCACCGCCGATCCGGCCTTCTTGTTGGAGCCCGAAGCGCTGCCCGAGGGTGCCCTCGAGCGCGAGGGGCTGGAGCCGCAGCGGCGCTATATCGGCATGTCGGTGCGCGAGCCCGGCGTGGCGGCGCCCGATATCAGCGAGGAGCATTATCAGGGGCTGCTCGCCAATGCGGCCGACTACATGGTGGACCGCTTCGATGCCGACGTGGTGCTGGTGCCGATGGAGCCGGGCATGAAGGATACCCAGCAGTGCCACGCGGTCGTGGCGCGTATGCTGCGGGCGCAACGCGCCACGGTGCTCAAGGGCAGCTACACCTCCGCGCAGATGCTCACTTTGATGGGCCGCTTCGACATGGCGGTGGGCATGCGCTTGCATTTCCTCATCTTCGCCGCGCTGCAGGGCGTGCCCTTCGTCGCGCTCCCCTATGCCTCCAAAGTGGAGGGCTTTCTCGAGGAGATGCAGATCGAGATGCCGCCGCTCGAGCTGGTGAACGCGGGCCGCCTGCTGGCGCACATCGACCAGAGTTGGGATCGACGTCGTTCTTTGCAGACGCGCATCCGGCGTAGCCTGCCCGCACTGCAGCGTCGCGCTCTGGAGAGCAATGCGCTGGCGACCCGGCTGCTAAGCGCGCGCTTGGTGCGTGCGCCGACCGGCATCTGA
- a CDS encoding FAD-dependent oxidoreductase, with protein MPALARPKHLQHIQLPPRRAVVGGEADVLVVGGGPAGIGAAIGAARAGARVVLAERYGFFGGNATAALVMPLMSFHTFRPPVDKPQEMTLLPTDHGPGDPVVAGVLAELQQRLVDAGGAVPPTLATGYVVPFDPEVFKSVVLDMLDEAGVEFLLHALAAEVVAPEGHVEGVVFETKSGPVVIRARCVVDCTGDGDVAARAGAPFDIGREEDGLCQPMTLMFRMIEFDRLAFGDYLRDNPTQWRGVHGLWDLVRAATEAGELDLAREDILFFATPHPREVSVNSTRVTGVFSTDVWDLTRAEWLARRQMRQIVDFLRKRVPGFENAYNAQSGVNIGVREARRVRGDYQLTVDDVLSARKFPDVIARGSYPVDIHNPNGSGTILKRVPPGDAYDIPLRCLLPQGVEGLLVAGRCISGTHEAHSSYRVMPIVMATGQAAGVCAALAAAGDTTPRASDVAEIQEELLRQGANLGAVRTQGASVAR; from the coding sequence TTGCCTGCACTAGCGCGCCCCAAACACCTGCAGCACATCCAACTGCCGCCACGCCGTGCCGTGGTGGGCGGCGAGGCCGACGTCCTCGTGGTCGGTGGCGGTCCGGCCGGCATCGGCGCCGCCATCGGCGCGGCGCGCGCCGGCGCGCGCGTGGTGCTGGCCGAGCGCTACGGGTTCTTCGGCGGCAATGCCACCGCCGCGCTGGTGATGCCCCTGATGTCCTTCCACACCTTCCGGCCCCCGGTCGACAAGCCGCAGGAGATGACGCTGCTGCCTACCGACCACGGCCCCGGCGACCCGGTGGTGGCCGGCGTGTTGGCCGAGTTGCAGCAGCGCCTGGTCGACGCGGGCGGTGCGGTGCCGCCGACCCTGGCGACCGGCTATGTGGTGCCGTTCGATCCCGAGGTCTTCAAATCCGTGGTGCTCGACATGCTCGACGAGGCGGGGGTGGAGTTCCTGTTGCACGCCCTGGCGGCGGAGGTCGTGGCGCCCGAGGGCCACGTGGAGGGGGTGGTGTTCGAGACCAAGTCGGGCCCGGTGGTGATCCGCGCCCGCTGCGTGGTGGACTGCACCGGCGACGGCGACGTGGCAGCACGCGCGGGCGCGCCCTTCGACATCGGGCGCGAAGAGGACGGGCTGTGCCAGCCCATGACGCTGATGTTCCGCATGATCGAGTTCGATCGCCTTGCGTTCGGCGACTACCTGCGCGACAACCCGACCCAGTGGCGCGGCGTGCACGGCCTGTGGGACCTGGTGCGCGCCGCCACCGAGGCGGGTGAGCTCGATCTCGCGCGCGAGGACATCCTGTTCTTCGCCACGCCGCACCCGCGTGAGGTGAGCGTCAACAGCACGCGCGTCACCGGCGTGTTCTCCACCGACGTGTGGGACCTGACCCGTGCGGAGTGGCTCGCCCGGCGCCAGATGCGCCAGATCGTCGACTTTCTGCGCAAGCGCGTGCCCGGCTTCGAGAATGCCTACAACGCGCAAAGCGGGGTGAACATCGGGGTGCGCGAGGCGCGCCGGGTGCGCGGCGACTATCAGCTCACCGTGGACGACGTCCTCAGCGCGCGCAAATTCCCCGATGTGATCGCGCGCGGCTCCTACCCGGTGGATATCCACAACCCCAACGGCAGCGGCACCATCCTCAAGCGCGTGCCGCCCGGGGACGCCTACGACATCCCCTTGCGCTGCCTGCTGCCGCAGGGCGTGGAGGGACTGCTGGTGGCCGGGCGCTGCATCTCCGGCACCCACGAGGCGCATTCGTCCTACCGGGTCATGCCCATCGTCATGGCCACCGGCCAAGCGGCCGGCGTATGTGCCGCGCTGGCCGCGGCGGGCGACACCACGCCGCGGGCGTCGGACGTGGCCGAGATCCAGGAGGAACTGCTGCGCCAGGGCGCGAACCTCGGGGCGGTTCGCACTCAGGGGGCGTCGGTGGCGCGTTGA
- a CDS encoding DUF2267 domain-containing protein has translation MRFEEFLDAVERRGRLASREEALRVTRATLETLAHRLGGGAVCGLAGQLPSEITQLLTHPSGEPGEAFGADEFLRRVCERAGADRAQTEQHAQTVLAVLRAAVGPAERSALLARLPTDYGRLFDDRWTRRPAP, from the coding sequence ATGCGGTTCGAGGAGTTTCTCGATGCGGTGGAGCGGCGGGGCCGGCTTGCCTCGCGGGAAGAGGCATTGCGTGTCACCCGCGCCACACTCGAGACCCTCGCCCATCGGCTGGGCGGCGGCGCGGTCTGCGGGTTGGCGGGACAGTTGCCGTCCGAAATCACGCAGCTGTTGACGCATCCGAGCGGCGAGCCGGGCGAAGCGTTCGGCGCGGACGAGTTCCTGCGGCGCGTTTGCGAGCGCGCCGGAGCGGATCGCGCGCAGACCGAGCAGCACGCGCAGACGGTGCTTGCGGTGCTGCGCGCGGCCGTGGGGCCCGCCGAGCGGAGTGCGCTCCTCGCGCGCTTGCCGACCGACTACGGCCGCCTGTTCGATGACCGCTGGACGCGGCGGCCGGCGCCCTGA
- a CDS encoding SDR family oxidoreductase → MPTALVTGSNRAIGLEWTRQLAQEGWRVHATCRRPAEAHDLHVLRQAHPAVSVHRLDVTRAEDVQAVVAELADEPLDLLVNNAGIYLEKYAPAALGGLRYDDWLHTLAVNALGPVRVTEALLEPLARATEAVVAVLTSHMGSIAEIPGADSPYYRSSKSALNAAMKGLSFALRERGIKLLLVHPGWVRSRMGGWDAPRTPAEAVADMRRLLQRLSWADSGVFLRYDGSRIPW, encoded by the coding sequence ATGCCCACAGCCCTCGTCACCGGCAGTAACCGCGCCATCGGCCTGGAATGGACTCGCCAGTTGGCGCAGGAGGGCTGGCGGGTCCATGCGACTTGCCGGCGTCCGGCGGAAGCCCATGACCTGCATGTCCTGCGCCAGGCGCATCCGGCGGTCAGCGTGCATCGCCTCGACGTCACGCGTGCCGAGGACGTGCAGGCGGTGGTGGCGGAGCTGGCGGACGAGCCGCTGGACCTGCTGGTCAACAATGCGGGCATCTACTTGGAGAAGTACGCCCCGGCCGCGCTCGGCGGGCTGCGCTACGACGATTGGCTGCACACCCTGGCGGTGAACGCGTTGGGGCCGGTGCGGGTGACTGAGGCGCTGCTCGAGCCGTTGGCGCGGGCGACGGAGGCGGTGGTCGCGGTGCTCACCAGTCACATGGGCAGCATTGCGGAGATCCCCGGCGCGGATAGTCCCTACTACCGTTCCAGCAAGAGCGCGCTCAACGCCGCCATGAAGGGGCTCTCATTCGCCCTGCGCGAGCGCGGCATCAAGTTGCTGTTGGTGCATCCGGGGTGGGTGCGCTCGCGCATGGGCGGTTGGGACGCGCCGCGTACCCCGGCCGAGGCCGTGGCCGACATGCGCCGATTGCTGCAGCGCCTGTCGTGGGCGGACAGCGGCGTGTTCTTGCGCTATGACGGCAGCCGTATCCCATGGTGA
- a CDS encoding phosphoribosyltransferase: MNALFADRAAAGVQLARALAHLQGRPGLLLLALPRGGVPVAYPVAQGLHAPLDVLLVRKLGMPGQEELAVGAIASGGARVLNPEVASWVDPAALARIEARERAELLRRERAFRGDRPPLDVAGRTVIVIDDGAATGATLRAGLAALRGQGPAHLVAAIPVAPPETAEVLAKEADELICLHTPRHFYGVGQWYGDFGQTSDDEVRELLERARDGA, translated from the coding sequence ATGAACGCCCTGTTCGCTGACCGCGCCGCCGCGGGGGTTCAGCTCGCGCGCGCGCTCGCCCATCTTCAGGGGCGGCCGGGACTGCTGCTGTTGGCGCTGCCACGCGGCGGGGTGCCGGTGGCCTACCCTGTCGCGCAGGGCCTCCACGCGCCGCTCGACGTGCTGTTGGTGCGCAAGCTGGGCATGCCGGGACAGGAGGAGTTAGCGGTCGGCGCCATCGCCAGCGGCGGGGCGCGCGTGCTCAACCCCGAGGTCGCGAGTTGGGTGGACCCCGCCGCGCTCGCGCGTATCGAGGCGCGCGAACGGGCCGAGCTGCTGCGCCGGGAGCGGGCATTTCGCGGCGACCGTCCGCCGCTGGACGTGGCCGGCCGCACGGTGATCGTCATCGACGACGGCGCGGCCACGGGCGCCACCTTGCGCGCTGGGCTGGCGGCGCTGCGCGGGCAAGGCCCCGCACACTTGGTGGCAGCCATCCCGGTGGCGCCTCCCGAGACCGCGGAGGTGCTGGCGAAGGAGGCGGACGAGTTGATTTGCCTGCACACGCCGCGCCATTTCTACGGCGTCGGGCAGTGGTATGGCGACTTCGGCCAGACCAGCGACGATGAGGTGCGCGAGCTGCTCGAACGCGCCCGCGACGGTGCGTGA